A DNA window from Burkholderia sp. HI2500 contains the following coding sequences:
- a CDS encoding MurR/RpiR family transcriptional regulator, with the protein MLPRIEAIRAELRPSERKLADYILAAPREVLDLAMTELSTRAGVSQPTIARFCQALGCSGFREFKIRLAQSVAPGVSSVYRDVEPDEPAPGIIGKVFDRTIGALIEVRNSLSAGSVAEAIGLLSNASRIEFYGAGGSGIAAQDIQHKFFRLGVPSVAYSDPHTFSMSSALLGPHDVVVAISNTGRTRDIVDAARSALACGAKVVAITQSHSPLAKLATVSLASNVAEETDVFSPMTSRMSHLAIGDILAVGVALSRGPALMERVGRAKEAITRRRIDDGTKD; encoded by the coding sequence ATGCTGCCCCGCATTGAAGCGATCCGCGCCGAGTTGCGCCCGTCCGAGCGCAAGCTCGCCGACTACATCCTCGCCGCGCCGCGCGAGGTGCTCGACCTCGCGATGACCGAGCTGTCGACGCGCGCGGGCGTCAGCCAGCCGACGATCGCCCGCTTCTGCCAGGCGCTCGGCTGTAGCGGCTTTCGCGAATTCAAGATCCGGCTCGCGCAGAGCGTCGCGCCGGGCGTGTCGTCGGTCTATCGCGACGTCGAGCCCGACGAACCGGCGCCCGGCATCATCGGCAAGGTGTTCGACCGCACGATCGGTGCACTGATCGAGGTGCGCAACAGCCTGTCCGCCGGCAGCGTCGCCGAGGCGATCGGGCTGCTGTCGAACGCGTCGCGGATCGAGTTCTACGGCGCCGGCGGCTCGGGCATCGCCGCGCAGGACATCCAGCACAAGTTCTTCCGGCTCGGCGTGCCGAGCGTCGCGTATTCGGATCCGCACACGTTCTCGATGTCGTCGGCGCTGCTCGGCCCGCACGACGTCGTCGTCGCGATCTCGAACACCGGCCGCACGCGTGACATCGTCGACGCCGCGCGCTCCGCGCTCGCATGCGGCGCGAAGGTCGTCGCGATCACGCAGAGCCATTCGCCGCTCGCGAAGCTCGCGACGGTGAGTCTCGCGTCGAACGTCGCGGAGGAAACGGACGTGTTCTCGCCGATGACGTCGCGGATGTCGCATCTCGCGATCGGCGACATCCTCGCGGTCGGCGTCGCGCTGTCACGCGGCCCCGCGCTGATGGAACGGGTCGGCCGCGCGAAGGAGGCGATCACGCGCCGCCGGATCGACGACGGCACGAAGGATTGA
- the edd gene encoding phosphogluconate dehydratase, giving the protein MTSLHPTLAKVTERVIARSQSTRSAYLQRIDGAQGKFPARGALSCANLAHGFAGLEGNDKFSIKAIREPNIGIVSSYNEMLSAHAPYKEFPEIIKAAARENGGVAQFAGGVPAMCDGVTQGNPGMELSLFSREAIAMGTAIALTHNMFDAALCLGICDKIVPGLLIGALQFGHLPTIFVPAGPMTSGLSNDDKAKIRQQFATGQVGRDALLEAESAAYHGHGTCTFYGTANSNQMLMELMGLHLPGSAFVHPHTPLRTALTAEAARRVLDLTVERGHYTPIGHVIDEKAIVNGIVALLATGGSTNHTLHLVAIARAAGILIDWNDFDELSAVVPLLAKIYPNGKADVNHFHAAGGVAFLVRNLLEGGLLHEDVTTVAGKGLAHYTKEPKLIDGKLTWVDGAAESHDTKVLRGIRDPFQPDGGLRLMQGRLGRGVIKISAVAPEHRKVTAPAIVFDSQEAVQEAFDRGELKRDFVAVVRFQGARANGMPELHRLTPLLGVLQDQGFHVALVTDGRMSGASGKVPAVIHVSPEALLAGPLGKVKTGDTLVIDAEAGVLDIEVDAAEWQARPVAQPLHQAENEVGFGRELFGVFRAAAAPAEQGASVFGALVGETAAHVAA; this is encoded by the coding sequence ATGACGTCGCTGCACCCCACTCTGGCGAAGGTCACCGAACGCGTGATCGCCCGCAGCCAATCGACCCGTTCCGCCTATCTGCAGCGCATCGACGGCGCGCAGGGCAAGTTCCCGGCACGCGGCGCGCTATCGTGCGCGAACCTCGCGCACGGCTTCGCCGGCCTCGAGGGTAACGACAAGTTCTCGATCAAGGCGATCCGCGAGCCGAACATCGGCATCGTGTCCTCGTACAACGAGATGCTGTCCGCGCATGCGCCGTACAAGGAGTTCCCCGAGATCATCAAGGCGGCCGCGCGCGAGAACGGCGGGGTCGCGCAGTTCGCGGGCGGCGTGCCGGCGATGTGCGACGGCGTCACGCAGGGCAACCCGGGGATGGAGCTGTCGCTGTTCTCGCGCGAGGCGATCGCGATGGGCACGGCGATCGCGCTCACGCACAACATGTTCGACGCGGCGCTCTGCCTCGGCATCTGCGACAAGATCGTGCCGGGTTTGCTGATCGGCGCGCTGCAGTTCGGCCACCTGCCGACGATCTTCGTGCCGGCCGGCCCGATGACGAGCGGCCTGTCGAACGACGACAAGGCGAAGATCCGCCAGCAGTTCGCGACCGGCCAGGTCGGCCGCGACGCGCTGCTCGAAGCCGAATCCGCCGCCTATCACGGCCACGGCACCTGCACGTTCTACGGCACCGCGAACAGCAACCAGATGCTGATGGAGCTGATGGGGCTGCATCTGCCGGGCTCGGCATTCGTCCACCCGCACACGCCGCTGCGCACCGCGCTCACCGCCGAGGCTGCGCGCCGCGTGCTCGACCTGACCGTCGAGCGCGGCCACTACACGCCGATCGGCCACGTGATCGACGAGAAGGCGATCGTCAACGGGATCGTCGCGCTGCTCGCGACGGGCGGCTCGACCAACCACACGCTGCACCTCGTCGCGATCGCGCGCGCGGCCGGCATCCTGATCGACTGGAACGATTTCGACGAACTGTCGGCCGTCGTGCCGCTGCTCGCGAAGATCTACCCGAACGGCAAGGCCGACGTGAACCATTTCCACGCGGCGGGCGGCGTGGCCTTCCTGGTACGCAACCTGCTCGAAGGCGGGCTGCTGCACGAGGACGTGACGACGGTCGCCGGCAAGGGTCTCGCGCACTACACGAAGGAGCCGAAGCTGATCGACGGCAAGCTGACGTGGGTCGACGGCGCGGCCGAGAGCCACGACACGAAGGTGCTGCGCGGCATCCGCGACCCGTTCCAGCCGGACGGTGGCCTGCGCCTGATGCAGGGCCGCCTCGGCCGCGGCGTGATCAAGATTTCGGCGGTCGCGCCCGAGCACCGCAAGGTGACGGCGCCCGCGATCGTGTTCGATTCGCAGGAGGCCGTGCAGGAAGCATTCGATCGCGGCGAGCTGAAGCGCGATTTCGTCGCGGTGGTGCGCTTCCAGGGCGCGCGCGCGAACGGGATGCCCGAGCTGCACCGTTTGACGCCGCTGCTCGGCGTGCTGCAGGATCAGGGCTTCCACGTCGCGCTGGTTACCGACGGCCGCATGTCGGGCGCGTCGGGCAAGGTGCCGGCCGTGATCCACGTATCGCCGGAAGCGCTGCTGGCCGGCCCGCTCGGCAAGGTGAAGACGGGCGATACGCTCGTGATCGACGCGGAAGCCGGCGTGCTCGACATCGAGGTCGACGCCGCCGAGTGGCAGGCGCGCCCGGTCGCGCAGCCGCTGCACCAGGCCGAGAACGAGGTCGGTTTCGGGCGTGAACTGTTCGGCGTGTTCCGCGCGGCCGCCGCGCCGGCCGAGCAGGGCGCATCGGTTTTCGGCGCGCTGGTCGGCGAAACGGCCGCCCACGTCGCCGCATGA